The following coding sequences are from one Neurospora crassa OR74A linkage group I, whole genome shotgun sequence window:
- a CDS encoding methylmalonate-semialdehyde dehydrogenase, with product MQRLTSRGLSASASAAGRRLASTSSRRASPLLLSSASKMSSPAKTPSATAARRIHATANHLRPAAAALESTATSYPTTHDKIADVKDTPWFIDNKFVTSSTTQYIDLHDPATNNLVTRVPQNTDEELKAAVASAQKAFESWRNTSVLHRQAIMFKFVGLIRENWDRLAASITLEQGKTFADAKGDVLRGLQVAEAACAAPELLKGEVLEVAKDMETRSYRDPLGVVAAICPFNFPAMIPLWCIPIATVTGNTLILKPSERDPGAAMILAELVQKAGFPEGVVNIVHGAHRTVNFILDEPAIKAISFVGGNKAGEYIFARGSANGKRVQANLGAKNHAAVLPDCNKNQFLNAVVGAAFGAAGQRCMALSTLVMVGETKNWLPELAERAKALNVNGGFEEGADLGPVISPQSKERIESLIASAEQEGATILLDGRGYKPAKYPNGNWIAPTIISNVTPSMKCYREEIFGPVLVCLNVETLDEAIELINSNEYGNGVAIFTRSGPTAETFRRRIEAGQVGINVPIPVPLPMFSFTGNKKSIAGGGASTFYGKPGVNFYTQLKTVTAHWAAQDAIGQKADVAMPTHS from the coding sequence ATGCAGCGCCTCACTTCTCGGGGTCTCTCAGCGTCTGCCTCTGCCGCTGGTCGTCGCCTCGCCTCCACCAGTTCACGCAGAGCATCACCACTTCtgctctcctccgcctccaagATGTCGTCCCCAGCAAAGACCCCTTCCGCCACCGCGGCGCGAAGGATACATGCCACCGCCAACCACCTCCGTCCTGCCGCCGCAGCCCTCGAGAGCACCGCGACCAGCTATCCTACCACTCACGACAAGATCGCCGACGTCAAGGACACTCCTTGGTTCATCGACAACAAGTTcgtcacctcctccaccacccagTACATCGACCTCCACGATCCCGCCACCAACAACCTCGTCACCCGCGTGCCGCAAAACACGGATGAGGAGCTTAAGGCCGCCGTCGCCTCGGCCCAGAAGGCCTTTGAGTCGTGGAGGAACACCAGCGTTCTCCACCGTCAGGCCATCATGTTCAAGTTCGTCGGCCTCATCCGCGAGAACTGGGACCGTCTCGCCGCCAGCATCACCCTCGAGCAAGGCAAGACCTTTGCCGACGCCAAGGGCGATGTGCTCCGCGGTCTGCAAGTCGCCGAAGCCGCCTGCGCTGCTCCCGAGCTTCTCAAGGGCGAGGTCCTCGAAGTGGCCAAGGACATGGAAACGCGCAGCTACCGAGACCCCTTGGGCGTCGTGGCCGCCATCTGCCCCTTCAACTTCCCCGCCATGATCCCTCTCTGGTGCATCCCCATCGCCACCGTGACAGGCAACACCCTCATCCTCAAGCCCTCGGAGCGCGACCCGGGCGCGGCCATGATCCTAGCGGAACTCGTCCAGAAGGCCGGATTCCCCGAGGGCGTCGTCAACATTGTCCACGGCGCCCACCGCACCGTCAACTTCATCCTCGACGAGCCCGCCATCAAGGCCATCTCGTTTGTCGGAGGCAACAAGGCAGGCGAGTACATCTTTGCGCGCGGCTCCGCCAACGGTAAGCGCGTGCAAGCCAATCTGGGCGCCAAGAACCACGCCGCCGTCCTGCCCGACTGCAACAAGAACCAGTTCCTTAATGCCGTCGTGGGCGCCGCGTTTGGTGCCGCCGGCCAGCGCTGCATGGCTCTGTCGACCCTCGTCATGGTCGGCGAGACCAAGAACTGGCTGCCCGAGCTGGCTGAGCGCGCCAAAGCGCTCAATGTCAACGGCGGGTTTGAAGAGGGCGCCGACTTGGGACCCGTCATTAGCCCGCAAAGCAAGGAGCGCATTGAAAGTCTGATTGCCTCGGCCGAGCAAGAGGGCGCCACCATCCTGCTGGACGGCCGCGGCTACAAGCCCGCCAAGTATCCCAACGGTAACTGGATTGCTcccaccatcatctccaacgTTACTCCCTCCATGAAATGCTACCGCGAAGAAATCTTTGGTCCCGTCCTCGTCTGTCTCAACGTCGAGACACTGGATGAAGCCATCGAGCTGATCAACAGCAACGAATACGGCAACGGTGTCGCCATCTTTACTCGCAGCGGTCCCACCGCGGAAACCTTTAGGAGACGCATTGAGGCCGGACAGGTCGGTATCAATGTGCCGATCCCGGTGCCTCTGCCCATGTTCAGCTTTACGGGCAACAAGAAGAGTATTGCGGGGGGTGGAGCGAGTACGTTTTATGGAAAGCCGGGAGTCAACTTTTATACGCAGCTCAAGACGGTGACGGCGCATTGGGCGGCGCAGGACGCGATTGGACAGAAGGCGGATGTGGCTATGCCTACGCATTCGTAG
- a CDS encoding calreticulin, whose protein sequence is MRFNVAAAAASAALLAGGVSADDAQKVLKDESSSSTVAEAATSVSPAEIPTFTPTKLKAPFLEQFTDGWDARWKPSHAKKETGPDTEEEWAYVGEWSVEEPVVFKGMEGDKGLVVKNAAAHHAISAKFPKAIDPKGKDLVVQYEVKLQNGLECGGAYLKLLRENKALHQDEFSNTTPYVIMFGPDKCGHTNKVHFIFNHKNPKTGEYEEKHLSAPPTAKIVKTTELYTLIVHPNNTFLIQQDGETVKEGSLLEDFVPSVNPEKEIDDPNDTKPEDWVDQARIPDPDAKKPDDWDEEAPYEIVDEEATMPEDWLVDEPQTIPDPEAQKPEDWDDEEDGDWIAPTVPNPKCFEVSGCGPWTKPMKKNPDYKGIWSAPLIDNPAYKGPWAPRKIANPDYYEDKTPANFEPMGAIGFEIWTMQNNILFDNIYIGHSVEDAKALADETFFKKHPVEEKLEEAEKPKPEENKPSSPSDLKFTEDPVTYIKEKVDLFVTIAKKDPVEAIKFVPEVAGGAAALLVTFIAILASLVSGGSSPAPAVKKAAKDVKEKAKDVKDKAAEAVATGTEKAKEATKRNTRNQS, encoded by the exons ATGAGGTTCAACGtagctgccgctgccgccagcGCCGCCCTCCTTGCCGGAGGTGTCAGCGCCGACGACGCCCAAAAGGTGCTCAAGGACGAGAGCTCCTCCAGCACTGTCGCCGAGGCCGCCACCTCGGTTTCTCCCGCCGAGATCCCTACCTTTACT CCTACCAAGCTCAAGGCTCCCTTCCTCGAGCAGTTTACCGATGGCTGGGATGCGCGCTGGAAGCCTTCCcacgccaagaaggagaccgGCCCCGATaccgaggaggagtgggCTTACGTCGGCGAGTGGTCCGTCGAAGAGCCCGTCGTCTTCAAGGGCATGGAGGGCGACAAGGGTCTCGTTGTCAAGAACGCGGCTGCTCACCACGCCATCTCGGCCAAGTTCCCCAAGGCGATCGAccccaagggcaaggaccTCGTTGTCCAGTATGAGGTCAAGCTTCAGA ACGGCCTCGAGTGCGGTGGTGCCTACCTGAAGCTCCTTCGCGAGAACAAGGCTCTCCACCAGGACGAGTTCTCCAACACCACTCCCTACGTCATCATGTTCGGCCCCGACAAGTGCGGCCACACCAACAAGGTGCACTTCATCTTCAACCACAAGAACCCCAAGACGGGCGAGTACGAGGAGAAGCACCTCAGCGCTCCCCCGACGGCCAAGATCGTCAAGACCACGGAGCTCTACACGCTCATTGTCCACCCCAACAACACCTTCCTCATCCAGCAGGATGGCGAGACTGTCAAGGAGGGCAGCCTCCTCGAGGACTTTGTTCCCTCGGTCAACCCCGAGAAGGAGATTGACGACCCCAACGACACCAAGCCCGAGGACTGGGTTGACCAGGCCCGTATCCCCGACCCCGATGCCAAGAAGCCCGACGACTGGGATGAGGAGGCCCCGTACGAGATTGTCGACGAGGAGGCCACCATGCCCGAGGACTGGCTCGTTGATGAGCCCCAGACTATCCCCGACCCCGAGGCCCAGAAGCCTGAGGAttgggatgatgaggaggatggtgaCTGGATTGCCCCTACCGTTCCCAACCCCAAGTGCTTCGAGGTCTCTGGTTGCGGCCCCTGGACCAAGCCCATGAAGAAGAACCCCGACTACAAGGGCATCTGGAGCGCTCCTCTCATTGACAACCCCGCCTACAAGGGACCCTGGGCCCCTCGCAAGATCGCCAACCCCGACTACTACGAGGACAAGACTCCCGCCAACTTTGAGCCCATGGGCGCTATCGGTTTCGAGATCTGGACCATGCAGAACAACATTCTCTTTGACAACATCTACATTGGTCACTCGGTTGAGGACGCCAAGGCTCTCGCTGACGAGACTTTCTTCAAGAAGCACCCCGTCGAGGAGAAGCTcgaggaggctgagaagcCCAAGCCCGAGGAGAACAAGCCTTCTTCGCCCAGCGACCTTAAGTTCACCGAGGACCCCGTTACCTacatcaaggagaaggttGACCTCTTTGTGACCATTGCCAAGAAGGACCCCGTCGAGGCTATCAAGTTTGTCCCTGAGGTTGCTGGTGGCGCTGCCGCCCTCCTCGTCACCTTCATTGCCATCCTCGCTTCCCTTGTCTCTGGCGGCAGCTCTCCTGCCCCTGCTGTCAAGAAGGCTGCCAAGGATgtcaaggagaaggccaaggacgTCAAGGACAAGGCTGCCGAGGCTGTTGCCACTGGCActgagaaggccaaggaggctaCCAAGCGCAACACCCGCAACCAGTCGTAA
- a CDS encoding APAF1-interacting protein, with amino-acid sequence MCSPTTENNNNNNDHLVQSSDPNHPANLIPALCAKFWTLGWVTGTGGGASIRSDDLVYLAPSGVQKELMKPDDIYVLSLAAQAQSLDKRQRVYLRSPANYKPSQCTPLFLAAFTKRNAGCCIHTHSHWAVLVTLILETQGAGKDREFMINNIEQIKGFGKGFGKSGNLGYHDTLKIPVIENTAHEEDLTEFLEEAMDKYPDTYAVLVRRHGVYVWGENVHKAKTMCESLDYLFQLAVEMKQLGLPWVTDIEPTVPTRK; translated from the exons ATGTGCTCTCCTACTAcagaaaacaacaacaacaacaacgaccatCTAGTCCAATCGTCCGACCCCAACCACCCCGCCAACCTCATCCCCGCCCTCTGCGCCAAGTTCTGGACTCTCGGCTGGGTAACCGGCAcaggcggcggcgcctcCATCCGATCCGATGACCTCGTCTACCTCGCCCCCTCGGGCGTCCAAAAGGAGCTCATGAAGCCCGACGACATCTACGTCTTGTCCTTGGCCGCCCAGGCACAATCGCTCGACAAGCGCCAACGCGTCTACCTCCGCTCGCCAGCCAACTACAAGCCCTCGCAGTGCACGCCCTTGTTTCTGGCGGCGTTCACCAAGCGCAATGCGGGCTGTTGTATCCATACGCACTCGCATTGGGCGGTGCTGGTTACGTTGATTCTGGAGACGCAGGGCGCCGGCAAGGACAGGGAGTTTATGATCAACAATATCGAGCAGATCAAGGGGTTTGGAAAGGGGTTTGGCAAGAGTGGGAATTTGGGATATCATGATACGTTGAAGATCCCGGTGATTGAGAATACGGCGCATGAGGAGGACTTGACGGAGTTTTTGGAGGAGGCCATGGATAAGTATCCGGATACGTATGCGGTGTTGGTGAGGAGGCATGGTGTCTATGTGTGGGGGGAGAATGTGCACAAGGCCAAGACCATGTGCGAGAG CTTGGATTACCTCTTCCAACTGGCCGTCGAGATGAAGCAGCTCGGTCTTCCTTGGGTAACCGATATCGAGCCTACCGTTCCTACGAGGAAgtaa
- the acw-4 gene encoding anchored cell wall protein 4 — MRFTPLILTGLFALTASAQNATTSASYPVNSEQAAITKCIEACDAGDVSCTSKCIAVPNPSDSDVNATNDCVTACPKGSGTDADNAAYQSCVEGCISQHYFTATTGAAGVVVANPTGTALTDSGTTGVTRTNVVVVSTMVSGSFTTTITSTSAAAEPTETSGSDDDNKGDTSTALVESTRSAGGAAGRAAGAVGGLGGFLWAVAALL; from the exons ATGCGCTTCACACCTCTCATCCTCACCGGCCTCTTCGCCCTCACGGCCAGCGCCCAAAACGCCACCACGTCGGCTTCGTACCCTGTCAACTCGGAGCAGgccgccatcaccaagtGCATAGAAGCTTGCGACGCCGGCGACGTTTCTTGCACGAGCAAGTGCATTGCTGTTCCTAACCCTTCTGATTCTGAT GTCAACGCAACCAACGACTGCGTAACCGCCTGCCCCAAAGGCAGCGGCACCGACGCCGACAACGCCGCCTACCAATCCTGCGTAGAAGGTTGCATCAGCCAGCACTACTTCACTGCCACCACTGGCGCCGCGGGCGTTGTCGTCGCCAACCCCACCGGTACCGCCCTTACTGATTCCGGTACCACGGGCGTCACTCGCACCAACGTCGTGGTGGTCAGCACCATGGTCAGCGGATCGTTTACCACGACGATTACGAGCACTAGCGCGGCTGCTGAGCCTACCGAGACTTCTGGGAGTGATGATGACAACAAGGGTGATACCAGCACGGCGTTGGTGGAGAGCACGAGGAGTGCGGGTGGTGCGGCGGGACGGGCTGCTGGGGCTGTGGGCGGGTTGGGAGGCTTCCTTTGGGCTGTGGCGGCTTTGCTTTAA
- a CDS encoding DNA replication complex GINS protein SLD5, translating into MDIDDILREVDPVSHQIPQETRDLQDLTRAWVAERSTPELLPWPSNGLFERINDKIKRQIEKVEEMTGDMDPKTNFALIVIQTELERFKYLVRSFLRTRIAKIDKHLLHYISNDNLRTRMSQIEEAYARRHQLLLHNHYLNSFLGTFPPAMQNLNDTAGNISMIDSPDLDSAVFIRLLRDAEIECHGVDVDGVLTGKEGDIVILRWSDAKGLVEKGDAELV; encoded by the exons ATGGACATTGACGACATCCTCCGCGAAGTCGACCCCGTCTCGCACCAGATCCCGCAGGAAACGCGCGACCTGCAAGACCTGACGCGCGCCTGGGTCGCCGAGCGCTCGACACCTGAACTGCTTCCCTGGCCCTCCAACGGGCTGTTCGAGCGCATCAACGACAAGATCAAGCGGCAGATAGAAAAAGTGGAGGAGATGACGGGCGACATGGATCCCAAGACCAATTTCGCCCTGATTGTCATCCAGACCGAGTTGGAGAGGTTCAAGTACTTGGTCAGGTCGTTTTTGAGGACGAGGATTGCAAAG ATCGACaaacacctcctccactaCATCTCCAACGATAACCTCCGAACACGCATGTCGCAAATCGAAGAGGCGTACGCGCGAAGACACCAGCTTTTGTTGCACAACCACTACCTCAACTCCTTCCTGGGCACGTTCCCGCCCGCGATGCAAAACTTGAACGACACGGCGGGCAATATCAGCATGATTGACAGTCCTGACCTCGACTCGGCCGTGTTCATTCGCTTGTTGAGGGATGCCGAGATTGAATGTCATGGAGTCGATGTCGATGGTGTGCTCACGGGCAAAGAGGGGGATATTGTCATTCTGAGGTGGTCAGATGCAAAGGGATTGGTGGAAAAGGGGGATGCTGAATTGGTTTGA